Proteins from a single region of Rhodospirillales bacterium:
- a CDS encoding fused MFS/spermidine synthase — MDSPSSTLPVVADGAPAPTTKEPIPQGPAGQSLTGKSAVVGLLVLSFLSGFAGLGYEIVWTRMLSVTLGHEIFAVLAVIAAFFIGLALGAWTLDRWICASRVPRRWYAALELIIGASALALAHLIPWASGLAPRLLGTDPAPVLQWSVAFALPFLLLLPATAAMGGTLPALERLITGMGRGNRWVGATYAANTFGAVAGTGIATTVIAPALGFSTSLVVFAGINAACAAAMLIGPAHIAGPQGRRPVERRSAAPRSLPQGASGTEGQEADREANRGHCLAVLFVTGCLGLGYEVLVVRVLSQILENTVYTFAAVLCVYLLGTAIGAAAYQRAQPRLDIGRTARALLLATAATCVAGTTALWAAPSVHAMVRVWAARAAVAPLGGAILAEAIVALAIFFPPTVCMGALFSHLAQAVRSAGGGFGRALGINMLGGALAPLLFGVLLLPQIGAKTALVITALGYLLAAVLWPRSLTPRSLARPQMGAAGVVVLLALGLLLFAPPLRFIRVPPGGNLIAHADGVMAGVSVITDAQGERHLQVNSHFRMGGTVSQRSDHREALIPLLLHPEPRSALFLGLGTGATLAAAAQYPGLRSEAVELVPEIVDLLPEFAAATGDLGADPNLALHVADARRFVRATNAGYDVIVADLFHPWIDGAGFLYTREHFAAVRARLAPGGLFCQWLPLHQLDLPTLQVIVRTFLDVFPDADAFLATFSLETPIVALVGTTAPIRRDDAWLERRAQADGIGVTLDAEGLSDSLALFGLYLGGAETLRRFAGPGPLNTDDRPVVLFDAPRAAYALRERPAERLLTLIDRLQPQPGEILPADAPSAASRLAASRLAAYWQARRQFLLAGLRPLPSADVRTVARTLAPELLAIVRVSPDFDPAYRPLLAIARQLSYIDAPAAAALLVDLQRANPMRPEAQVLREQLATAPR, encoded by the coding sequence TCCCTCCTCCACCCTTCCCGTCGTCGCCGACGGTGCGCCAGCGCCGACGACCAAAGAGCCGATACCCCAAGGGCCGGCAGGCCAATCGCTCACGGGCAAATCAGCGGTCGTCGGCCTGCTTGTTCTGAGCTTCCTGTCCGGTTTCGCCGGCCTCGGTTATGAGATCGTCTGGACGCGCATGCTGAGCGTGACACTCGGGCACGAGATTTTTGCCGTCCTTGCCGTCATCGCCGCGTTCTTCATCGGTCTTGCGCTTGGCGCCTGGACGCTCGACCGGTGGATCTGTGCCAGCCGCGTTCCGCGACGCTGGTATGCCGCCCTGGAGCTCATCATCGGCGCCTCGGCGCTCGCCCTCGCGCACCTCATCCCCTGGGCGAGCGGCCTCGCGCCGCGCCTGCTCGGCACCGATCCCGCGCCGGTGCTGCAGTGGAGCGTTGCCTTCGCCCTGCCCTTCTTGTTGCTGCTGCCGGCGACCGCGGCGATGGGCGGAACACTTCCGGCGCTCGAGCGACTGATTACGGGCATGGGCCGAGGCAACCGCTGGGTCGGTGCGACCTACGCGGCGAACACCTTCGGCGCCGTCGCCGGCACCGGGATCGCCACCACCGTTATCGCCCCGGCTCTCGGTTTTTCGACGTCTCTCGTCGTTTTTGCCGGCATTAACGCCGCGTGCGCAGCGGCCATGCTCATCGGCCCGGCCCACATCGCGGGACCGCAGGGGCGACGACCGGTGGAGCGACGATCAGCGGCACCCCGCTCGCTGCCGCAAGGTGCAAGCGGCACTGAGGGCCAAGAGGCGGACCGGGAGGCGAACCGGGGGCATTGCCTTGCCGTGCTGTTCGTCACCGGCTGCCTTGGTCTCGGTTACGAGGTCCTCGTCGTCCGCGTCCTCAGTCAGATCCTCGAGAACACGGTCTACACCTTCGCCGCGGTCCTGTGCGTCTACCTCCTCGGCACGGCTATCGGTGCTGCGGCCTATCAGCGGGCGCAACCGCGCTTGGATATCGGACGCACGGCACGGGCACTGCTGCTGGCCACCGCCGCGACCTGCGTCGCCGGCACGACAGCGCTGTGGGCGGCGCCCAGCGTGCATGCGATGGTGCGCGTGTGGGCCGCGCGCGCCGCCGTCGCACCTTTGGGTGGCGCGATCCTCGCCGAGGCAATTGTCGCGCTGGCGATTTTTTTCCCGCCAACCGTGTGCATGGGTGCGCTGTTCAGCCACCTGGCACAGGCTGTCCGCTCGGCCGGTGGCGGCTTCGGGCGTGCACTCGGCATCAACATGCTGGGAGGGGCACTGGCGCCGTTGTTGTTCGGCGTCCTCCTGCTGCCGCAGATCGGGGCGAAGACGGCACTCGTGATCACCGCGCTCGGCTACCTTCTTGCCGCCGTGCTCTGGCCGCGTTCCCTCACGCCTCGCTCGCTTGCCCGACCTCAAATGGGGGCCGCCGGTGTCGTGGTACTCCTCGCCCTCGGATTGCTGCTCTTCGCCCCGCCGCTACGCTTTATCCGCGTGCCGCCGGGTGGCAATCTCATCGCCCATGCCGACGGCGTTATGGCGGGCGTGAGCGTGATTACCGACGCGCAAGGCGAGCGCCACCTGCAGGTCAACAGCCACTTCCGCATGGGCGGGACCGTCTCGCAGCGCTCGGACCATCGCGAGGCACTGATCCCGCTGCTGCTGCACCCGGAGCCACGGAGCGCGCTGTTCCTCGGTCTCGGCACCGGCGCAACGCTGGCGGCGGCGGCTCAGTATCCGGGGCTGCGCAGCGAAGCCGTCGAACTCGTCCCCGAGATCGTCGATCTCCTACCGGAATTCGCCGCCGCTACCGGCGATCTCGGCGCCGATCCCAACCTCGCGCTGCACGTCGCCGATGCGCGCCGCTTCGTCCGCGCCACGAACGCCGGTTACGACGTCATCGTCGCCGACCTGTTCCATCCGTGGATCGACGGTGCGGGCTTCCTATATACCCGCGAGCATTTCGCGGCGGTGCGCGCGCGTCTCGCGCCGGGCGGCCTTTTCTGCCAGTGGCTGCCGCTGCACCAGCTTGACCTTCCAACCCTGCAAGTCATCGTTCGCACGTTTCTCGACGTTTTTCCCGACGCCGACGCCTTCCTTGCCACTTTCAGTCTCGAAACGCCGATCGTCGCCCTTGTCGGCACCACCGCACCGATCCGCCGCGATGACGCTTGGCTCGAGCGCCGGGCGCAGGCCGACGGGATCGGCGTTACCCTCGACGCCGAGGGCCTGAGCGATTCGCTCGCCTTGTTCGGCCTTTACCTCGGCGGAGCCGAGACATTGCGCAGGTTCGCCGGACCGGGACCACTGAACACCGATGACCGGCCGGTCGTCCTCTTCGATGCGCCGCGCGCGGCCTACGCCTTGCGCGAGAGGCCGGCGGAGCGGCTGCTGACCCTGATTGATCGCCTCCAGCCCCAGCCGGGAGAGATTTTGCCGGCGGACGCCCCAAGCGCCGCCTCACGTCTCGCCGCTTCACGCCTGGCCGCCTATTGGCAGGCGCGACGGCAGTTTTTACTAGCGGGTCTGCGCCCGCTGCCGTCGGCCGACGTCCGCACCGTCGCCCGCACCCTCGCGCCGGAGTTGCTGGCCATCGTACGCGTCAGCCCCGACTTCGATCCGGCCTATCGTCCGCTGCTGGCGATTGCCCGCCAGCTCTCTTACATCGACGCACCCGCAGCCGCAGCGCTGCTTGTCGACCTCCAGCGAGCGAATCCGATGCGCCCGGAGGCGCAGGTCCTCCGCGAACAACTCGCCACCGCGCCGCGCTAA